The nucleotide sequence AGCAAGGGTATGAAAGGTGTTGCTTTTGACAATTTCCCCAAAGGGTTCGCCGCGCTCCTGAGAAACTACTGTGGTGTGTATGACCTGACAGCTGAGGCTGTGCTGCAAGGAAAGAAGGAATATGTAATCCAGGCATTGCTTGCCAATCCAGTGGTACATACCATGAGAAATATTCCTGAGCTTGTGGAGGTGATGATAGAGCGTCAACGTAGGTGGTTGGGGTATTTGCTTTGAAATAACAAGACCTCCCTGGTAATTCCAAGGAGGTCTGTATAGCGGCAAAGGGACTCGGACCCCTGACCGAACGGATATGAGCCGTTTGCTCTACCAACTGAGCTATGCCGCCGTAACAACTCCCACACTATAGCCAATGCCCAAACAGTTAGTCAAGAGGGTTTTTGTCACTTTTTGGTTGGGGAAAACCATGATATGCTTAAGTTCATGGAAAAGAAACGATATGTATGTCCAAAATGTGGCGGCACTCACTATGAGAGCGACCGGTTCCAGGCAACGGGTGGCAATTTTGCCAAGATTTTCGATGTCCAAAACAAACGGTTCATCACCGTCACTTGTACCAATTGTGGGTACACTGAATTGTTCAAACAAAACGAACAGACAGGATGGAATATTTTGGACTTTTTCTTGAATTAGCAGGAGGTGCTATGCAGACAGTTACGTTGAACAATAATCATGAGATTCCGCAACTTGGATTTGGCACTTGGCAGATCCCTGAAGGAAAAGCAGCATATGA is from uncultured Sphaerochaeta sp. and encodes:
- a CDS encoding zinc ribbon domain-containing protein, with the protein product MEKKRYVCPKCGGTHYESDRFQATGGNFAKIFDVQNKRFITVTCTNCGYTELFKQNEQTGWNILDFFLN